The proteins below are encoded in one region of Archocentrus centrarchus isolate MPI-CPG fArcCen1 chromosome 13, fArcCen1, whole genome shotgun sequence:
- the LOC115790392 gene encoding odorant receptor 131-2-like: MGDNSSFIAGGSLMGTFSDRAIIVQVLVGLFLCINLMLIITFLMKDTFYTSMRYILFAVTLLSDCLILIITNLLLILRFLNVSIQTWLCLIVFAVASVYNFVTPVTLTAMTLERYVAICMPLRHGELCSIRSALRCILIIHGLSSVPCIVTLSIFFASVSLSFFRLYRACSVELFILHSWQGHLRSAISQFYFLIMCIVIVFSYIQIMKVAKAASGENKKSSHKGLRTVVLHAFQLLLCLIQLWCPFIEAAVLQTNFMLYNNVRYFNYIMFNLTPRCLSPLIYGLRDEKFSLALKYDILCPSHRNKSVSFYNIDATNHIYTFTDIFSEAIFQPLHQQVRKE; encoded by the coding sequence ATGGGTGACAACAGCTCATTCATTGCTGGTGGATCCTTAATGGGAACATTCAGTGACCGAGCGATCATAGTTCAGGTTTTGGTAGGACTTTTCCTTTGTATTAACCTTATGCTGATCATAACTTTTCTTATGAAGGACACCTTTTACACATCCATGCGCTACATCCTATTTGCTGTCACATTACTGTCTGATTGCctcattttaattattacaaATCTGTTGTTGATCTTAAGATTTTTAAATGTCTCTATACAGACGTGGTTGTGCCTCATTGTATTTGCAGTGGCATCTGTGTATAACTTTGTCACACCAGTTACTCTGACAGCAATGACTCTGGAGCGCTATGTGGCCATTTGTATGCCTCTGCGTCATGGAGAGCTTTGCTCGATACGCAGCGCTCTGCGGTGCATCCTCATCATTCATGGGCTCAGCTCTGTACCCTGTATTGTGACTCTGTCAATCTTCTTTGCATCTGTATCATTAAGCTTCTTCAGATTGTACCGGGCTTGCTCTGTGGAACTGTTCATTTTACACAGTTGGCAGGGTCATCTGAGGTCAGCTATAAGTCAGTTTTACTTCTTGATTATGTGCATTGTCATTGTTTTCTCTTACATTCAAATAATGAAAGTGGCCAAAGCTGCATCAGGAGAGAACAAAAAGTCAAGCCACAAAGGGCTCAGAACAGTGGTTCTTCATGCTTTCCAGCTGCTCCTGTGTCTCATCCAGCTGTGGTGTCCATTCATAGAAGCTGCTGTCCTTCAGACTAATTTTATGTTGTATAATAATGTCAGGTACTTCAACTATATAATGTTTAATCTCACTCCTAGATGTCTAAGTCCTCTCATTTACGGCCTCAGAGATGAAAAATTTTCCCTGGCACTAAAATATGACATTCTCTGTCCCTCACACAGGAACAAATCT